One Candidatus Omnitrophota bacterium DNA window includes the following coding sequences:
- a CDS encoding GDP-L-fucose synthase gives MDKSKQFWPSKRVLVTGGKGFLGSYVVSELKAKGAKNVFVPDVKDYNLVKSEAVKRVYQDVQPNIVIHLAAKVGGIGANQERPGEFFYDNLMMGVQLIDEAKNLGIEKFVAIGTICCYPKFTPTPFKEEDLWNGYPEETNAPYGLAKKMLLVQSQSYRKQYGFNSIFLLPVNLYGPRDNFDPKTSHVIPALIKKCFDAIDNNHQEIAVWGTGKPTREFLYAEDAARGIVLAAEKYNGSEPINLGSGFEISIKDLVNLIVKLTGFKGKIIWDVSKPNGQPKRTLDVSKAKREFGFKAKVKFNQGLKQVIDWYKKERYSK, from the coding sequence ATGGATAAAAGTAAGCAATTTTGGCCTAGTAAAAGGGTGCTGGTAACTGGCGGCAAGGGATTTCTTGGTTCCTACGTTGTTAGTGAATTAAAAGCTAAAGGCGCTAAAAATGTATTTGTTCCTGACGTTAAGGATTATAATTTAGTTAAGAGTGAGGCAGTAAAAAGAGTTTATCAAGATGTCCAACCAAATATAGTTATACATCTTGCGGCTAAGGTAGGAGGCATTGGCGCTAATCAGGAAAGGCCCGGTGAATTTTTCTATGATAATTTGATGATGGGGGTTCAGCTAATTGATGAGGCAAAAAACTTAGGAATAGAAAAGTTTGTGGCTATTGGCACTATTTGTTGTTATCCTAAATTTACACCAACTCCATTTAAAGAAGAGGACCTCTGGAATGGTTACCCCGAAGAAACCAACGCTCCTTATGGCTTAGCAAAGAAAATGCTTTTGGTTCAATCACAAAGCTATCGCAAACAGTACGGATTTAATTCAATATTCCTTTTACCGGTTAATCTATATGGACCGCGCGATAATTTTGACCCTAAAACTTCACATGTTATCCCGGCCTTAATAAAAAAGTGTTTTGATGCTATTGATAACAATCATCAAGAGATAGCTGTCTGGGGTACTGGTAAGCCCACTCGAGAGTTTTTATATGCTGAAGATGCTGCTAGAGGAATTGTCTTGGCAGCTGAGAAATACAATGGTTCGGAACCGATAAACTTAGGTTCAGGTTTTGAAATTTCGATTAAAGATTTAGTTAATTTAATTGTTAAGCTGACCGGGTTTAAAGGTAAAATAATTTGGGATGTTTCAAAACCCAATGGTCAGCCAAAGAGAACTCTAGATGTTAGCAAAGCCAAACGTGAATTTGGATTTAAAGCGAAAGTTAAATTTAACCAGGGTCTTAAACAGGTAATTGATTGGTATAAGAAAGAGAGATACTCGAAATGA
- a CDS encoding nucleotide sugar dehydrogenase — protein sequence MSNYQVLKEKIIKKKAKICIIGLGYVGLPLAVDFAKRGFFVYGFDNNLLRVNKLKEAKQYIVDIDPKTIKALIKAKKFLPTTERRVLADSDILIICVPTPLRKVKIPDISYVVAASKLIKKYLRKSQLIVLESTSYPTTTREVVLPILEKSGLESEKDFFLCFSPERINPGDKKHTLAKIPKVVGGLSPKSTSLAKALYSKIIKQVFSVSSPEVAESAKLLENTFRLVNIALVNEFAIVAHKLGISIWEVIEAAKTKPFGFMPFYPGPGVGGHCIPADPMYLSWKAKKMGFKTKMIDSAAYIDHFMPRYVVERLEKSLKIRGVSLRKAKILIVGVTYKKDVKDLRESPALDIIEKLSKKSKVSFYDPLIPYLKINGINLKAVALSKSNLQKYNCVVIVTDHSYLDYELIRKNSKFVFDTRNVYKRKYLNLEVL from the coding sequence ATGAGTAACTACCAGGTACTTAAAGAAAAAATAATTAAAAAAAAGGCTAAAATTTGTATTATCGGCCTGGGCTATGTTGGCTTACCTTTGGCGGTAGATTTTGCAAAGCGAGGTTTTTTTGTTTACGGTTTCGATAATAATCTTTTACGGGTAAACAAATTGAAAGAGGCAAAGCAGTATATCGTTGATATTGACCCAAAGACGATTAAAGCGTTGATTAAAGCTAAGAAGTTTTTACCGACCACTGAAAGGCGAGTTTTGGCTGATTCTGATATTTTAATTATTTGCGTGCCAACGCCTTTGCGTAAGGTAAAGATACCGGATATTTCTTATGTAGTTGCAGCTAGTAAGTTAATTAAGAAGTATTTACGGAAGTCTCAGCTAATCGTTTTGGAGAGCACCTCTTATCCGACAACTACTCGAGAGGTAGTTTTACCAATTCTTGAGAAGTCTGGTTTGGAGAGCGAAAAAGATTTTTTTCTTTGTTTTTCTCCTGAAAGAATAAACCCGGGAGATAAAAAACATACTTTGGCAAAAATACCAAAAGTCGTTGGTGGGTTATCCCCTAAATCGACCAGTCTAGCCAAAGCTTTGTACTCTAAGATTATTAAACAGGTATTTTCAGTATCTAGTCCTGAGGTAGCTGAAAGCGCAAAACTTCTCGAAAATACCTTTCGTTTGGTAAATATTGCCCTGGTTAATGAGTTTGCTATTGTAGCTCATAAGCTAGGGATAAGTATTTGGGAGGTAATTGAGGCTGCAAAGACAAAGCCTTTTGGTTTTATGCCTTTTTATCCTGGGCCAGGCGTTGGCGGCCATTGCATTCCGGCTGATCCAATGTATCTTTCCTGGAAGGCAAAAAAGATGGGTTTTAAGACCAAGATGATTGATTCAGCTGCTTACATTGATCACTTTATGCCTAGATATGTAGTTGAGCGGCTTGAGAAATCACTTAAAATTAGGGGCGTTTCTTTAAGAAAAGCTAAGATTTTGATTGTTGGGGTTACTTATAAAAAAGATGTTAAAGATTTAAGAGAGTCTCCGGCTTTAGATATTATTGAAAAGCTAAGCAAAAAATCCAAGGTGAGCTTTTATGATCCGTTGATACCATACTTAAAGATAAACGGAATTAATTTAAAAGCGGTAGCTCTTAGTAAGAGTAATTTGCAAAAATATAATTGTGTGGTTATTGTTACTGATCACTCTTATCTAGACTATGAACTTATTAGAAAGAACTCAAAGTTTGTTTTTGATACTCGCAACGTATATAAAAGAAAATATCTTAATTTGGAGGTGCTTTAA
- a CDS encoding UDP-glucose/GDP-mannose dehydrogenase family protein, whose protein sequence is MKVKSNKQKNKTVKKYNLCVVGAGHVGLVAAACFCELGHKVICVDKDKKKIQSLKAKKVPFFEPDLEPLVKKGIKSGGLVFSASLTEAIRKSQVIFIAVGTPPQKDGSADLSAIENVARVVANNLNSYKLIVGKSTVPVQTGKKIKDIISRYKKNSRDFDIASNPEFLREGKAIYDFFSPDRIVIGVESTKAENILKDIYAKIKVPIIVTDINTAELIKHACNSFLATKVSFINAVSRVCDLAGADIEKIAQAMGMDKRIGRDFLDAGLGYGGFCFPKDIEAFFYISKKLGYEFNLLKEIKNINQGQRHNFIEKVKDRLWIIKNKKIAILGLSFKPDTDDMRFAPSVDIVNSFLKQGAIISAYDPQAYSEAKDIFKTAKLKFAKDPYAAVKGSDCLCLLTEWEEFKKLDLKKIKKLMRYPLIVDGRNMFDRDKVRDLGFEYIGIGR, encoded by the coding sequence ATGAAAGTAAAGTCAAACAAGCAAAAGAATAAAACAGTTAAAAAGTATAATCTTTGTGTGGTTGGGGCTGGTCACGTTGGCTTAGTCGCTGCAGCTTGTTTTTGTGAATTAGGGCATAAGGTAATTTGTGTTGATAAAGATAAGAAAAAAATCCAGAGTTTAAAAGCCAAAAAAGTACCGTTCTTTGAGCCGGATCTAGAGCCTTTGGTTAAAAAAGGTATTAAGAGTGGTGGCTTGGTTTTTTCAGCCTCGTTAACTGAGGCAATTAGAAAGAGCCAAGTGATTTTTATTGCTGTCGGTACTCCACCGCAGAAAGATGGTTCAGCTGATCTTAGCGCCATAGAGAATGTTGCTCGGGTAGTTGCTAATAATCTTAATTCTTATAAGTTAATTGTTGGAAAATCAACTGTTCCGGTTCAGACCGGAAAGAAGATAAAGGATATTATTTCTCGCTACAAAAAAAATAGCCGAGACTTTGATATTGCCTCTAACCCTGAATTTTTAAGGGAAGGTAAGGCAATCTATGATTTTTTCTCTCCGGACAGAATAGTTATCGGGGTTGAGTCAACGAAGGCTGAAAATATATTAAAAGATATCTATGCCAAAATTAAGGTCCCGATTATAGTTACTGATATTAATACGGCTGAGCTAATAAAGCATGCCTGCAATTCATTTTTAGCTACCAAGGTATCGTTTATTAATGCGGTTTCGCGAGTTTGCGATTTAGCCGGAGCCGATATTGAAAAAATAGCCCAAGCCATGGGTATGGATAAGAGAATTGGTAGAGACTTTCTGGATGCTGGCTTAGGCTATGGTGGTTTTTGTTTCCCTAAGGATATCGAAGCATTTTTTTATATTTCTAAGAAGTTAGGTTATGAATTTAATTTATTGAAAGAGATTAAAAATATTAATCAAGGTCAACGTCATAATTTCATCGAGAAGGTAAAAGATCGGCTTTGGATTATAAAAAATAAGAAAATTGCAATTTTAGGCTTATCGTTTAAACCCGATACCGATGATATGCGTTTTGCTCCCTCGGTTGATATCGTAAATTCATTCTTAAAACAAGGAGCAATAATTTCAGCCTATGATCCCCAAGCCTATTCTGAGGCAAAGGATATCTTTAAAACAGCTAAGTTAAAGTTTGCTAAAGATCCTTATGCGGCCGTAAAGGGCAGTGATTGTCTTTGCTTGTTGACCGAATGGGAAGAGTTTAAGAAGCTAGATTTAAAAAAGATTAAGAAGTTGATGCGTTATCCGTTGATCGTTGACGGAAGAAATATGTTTGATCGCGATAAGGTTCGTGACCTAGGATTTGAATATATCGGAATCGGAAGATAG
- the gmd gene encoding GDP-mannose 4,6-dehydratase, which yields MKKAFITGITGQDGSYLAEFLLSKGYQVHGLIRRASTFNTSRVDHIYQDAHLNRNNFFLHYGDLSDNEAISNIIYNIKPDEVYHLGAQSHVRVSFDIPEYTGNITALGTARLLETIRRSNLKIKFYQASSSEMFGAAQSPQNENTPFMPRSPYAVAKVYGYWMSKNYRDGYGIFASNGIVFNHESPRRGETFVTRKITRAIANILAKRQDYTYLGNLAAKRDWGYTPEYVEVMWKILQQKKPDDFVIGASEHHSVEEFVKEAFSYAGLDWKKHVKIDKRYFRPTEVEDLLADTTKAKLTLNWKPKVNFSDLVKIMVDADMRAIGLKAIGEGDRILQQKFSNKWWNID from the coding sequence ATGAAAAAAGCATTCATTACTGGAATTACTGGTCAAGATGGCTCTTATCTAGCTGAATTTTTACTTTCAAAAGGCTATCAAGTGCACGGGCTTATCCGCCGGGCCAGCACTTTCAATACTAGTCGTGTTGATCATATTTATCAAGATGCTCATTTAAACAGGAATAATTTTTTTCTTCATTATGGGGATCTTTCTGATAACGAAGCAATTTCAAATATAATTTATAATATTAAGCCGGATGAGGTCTATCATCTAGGAGCTCAAAGTCATGTGCGGGTAAGTTTTGATATTCCAGAATATACCGGCAACATAACCGCTTTAGGTACGGCCCGTCTTTTAGAGACTATACGTAGAAGCAATCTTAAAATAAAGTTTTACCAAGCTTCTTCAAGCGAAATGTTTGGAGCAGCTCAAAGTCCCCAGAATGAAAATACTCCATTTATGCCACGCAGTCCCTATGCTGTAGCTAAAGTTTATGGTTATTGGATGTCTAAAAACTATCGCGATGGCTATGGTATTTTTGCTTCGAATGGGATAGTTTTTAATCACGAAAGCCCTCGGCGTGGTGAAACTTTTGTTACTCGTAAGATTACTCGAGCAATAGCTAATATTTTAGCTAAACGGCAGGACTATACATATTTAGGTAACCTAGCGGCTAAACGAGATTGGGGTTATACCCCTGAATATGTTGAGGTAATGTGGAAAATTTTACAGCAAAAAAAGCCTGACGATTTTGTAATTGGTGCATCCGAGCATCATTCAGTAGAGGAGTTTGTTAAAGAGGCTTTTTCTTATGCTGGCCTAGATTGGAAAAAACACGTTAAAATTGATAAGCGTTATTTTCGTCCTACTGAGGTTGAGGATTTACTTGCTGATACAACCAAAGCTAAGTTAACCTTAAATTGGAAGCCAAAAGTTAACTTTAGTGATTTAGTTAAGATAATGGTTGATGCTGATATGCGAGCAATTGGTCTCAAGGCAATTGGTGAAGGCGATAGAATTTTGCAGCAAAAATTTTCTAATAAATGGTGGAATATCGATTAA
- a CDS encoding SDR family oxidoreductase, whose product MSNSLKDRKVLVTGGAGFIGSHIVDKLVKLGAEVTVVDNLITGNLDNLEQSFSKIKFIKSDFADQKILDQVLPGVELISHQAALRSVPKSVEAPLDYHKVNVSGTLNLFLAAKEAGIKRIVCASSSSIYGERDDFPEKENEIAKPISPYAATKLIVEQYSYVFSKIYNMKILNLRYFNVYGPRQSLEDEYAVVIPKFINCLFEGKSPPIYGDGNQERDFTFISDVVDMNIRCLEKDNVGSEAFNVGLGIPNSVNNLFNNLKEIIGSKLEPNYCPIRLGDVRKTHADIQKAKELLGFSPKVDFAQGLKKTVDWFREAYK is encoded by the coding sequence ATGTCTAATAGCCTTAAGGATAGAAAAGTTTTAGTTACTGGTGGTGCTGGCTTTATTGGTTCACATATAGTTGATAAACTTGTAAAATTAGGCGCTGAGGTCACTGTAGTAGATAACCTTATAACTGGTAATCTTGACAATTTGGAACAAAGTTTTAGTAAAATAAAGTTTATTAAAAGTGACTTTGCCGATCAAAAAATATTGGATCAGGTTTTACCGGGAGTAGAGCTTATTTCTCACCAGGCAGCCTTACGCAGTGTTCCGAAGTCAGTAGAGGCTCCACTTGATTATCATAAAGTTAATGTTAGCGGAACTTTAAATCTTTTTTTAGCGGCTAAAGAAGCTGGTATAAAAAGGATAGTTTGTGCTTCTTCAAGCTCTATATACGGAGAGAGGGATGATTTTCCAGAGAAAGAAAATGAGATTGCAAAACCAATTTCACCTTACGCTGCCACAAAGTTGATCGTTGAACAATATTCCTATGTTTTTAGTAAAATTTATAATATGAAAATTTTAAATTTAAGGTATTTTAATGTATATGGTCCGCGTCAATCTCTAGAGGATGAATACGCAGTTGTTATTCCGAAGTTCATAAATTGTTTATTCGAAGGGAAGAGTCCTCCGATATATGGAGACGGAAATCAGGAGAGGGACTTTACTTTTATTAGCGATGTGGTTGATATGAATATTCGGTGTCTTGAGAAGGATAACGTTGGTTCGGAAGCATTTAACGTTGGCTTAGGAATACCTAATTCGGTGAATAATTTATTTAATAATTTAAAGGAGATTATCGGAAGCAAGTTAGAGCCTAACTATTGTCCTATTCGACTTGGAGATGTGAGGAAGACCCATGCTGATATACAAAAGGCAAAAGAATTATTAGGGTTTTCTCCAAAGGTCGATTTTGCCCAAGGTCTAAAGAAGACAGTAGATTGGTTTAGGGAGGCTTATAAATGA